The sequence below is a genomic window from Hyperolius riggenbachi isolate aHypRig1 chromosome 7, aHypRig1.pri, whole genome shotgun sequence.
cctcggcccggctctggcCCAATAtacgtagtcaggggtatatgtgcccaatatacgtagtcaggggtatatgtcccagtatatgtagtcaggggggtatatgtcccagtatatgtaggcaggggtatatgtacccagtatatgtagccaggggtatatgtacccagtatatgtagccaggggtatatgtacccagtatatgtagccaggggtatatgtgcccagtatatgtagtcaggggggtatatgtcctagtatatgtacccaggggtatatgtgcccagtatatgtagtcaggagtatatgtccccagtatatgtagccaggggtatatgtgcccagtatatgtagccaggggtatatatgcccagtatatgtagccaggggtatatgtgcccagtatatgtagccaggggtatatatacccagtatatgtagccaggggtatatgtgcccagtatatgtagccaggggtataagtgcccagtatatgtagtcaggggtatatgtgcccagtatatgtagccaggggtatatgtgcccagtatatgtagccaggggtatatgtgcccagtatacgtaggcaggggtatatgtcccagcatatgtaggcaggggtatatgtccccagaataggttgtcaggtgtcccccagcatgagtggagcagcgcagtggaaggagagctgagcAGACAGCGGggaaagggggccatctcccccctccccttccctcaccttaggtctctccaccctcgctgtcccctccagaactaatgtgcgggcggctggcagcgggcggaacttacctcttcctcgttccggtGCAAGAGGGAGCTATccgctgccgctactctggtctggtctagaccagagcaacGGCACGCAGATCTTACCCGGATCGAGgaaaaggtaagtcccgcccactgccagccgccgcacattagttctggaggggacagtgagggatggagagccccaaggtgagggaaggaggggggagatggccccccttccccaccgctgctcacagctttccttccactgcgctgctttcctccacacatgccagggtggacagcgtccactctctgaaaaaagcaagtggacgtcgtccacccgcattcacgcaggactcgacccctgcatcTGAgctgaggacagctgcccactatCCGTTACATGCAGCAGTTTCTTATAGTAGCTGCACTGCCTAACACTCACTGACACTCACTGGCACTTGTGTGGTTACCGACACTGCTATTCAGCTGCATTAGCCAATAgctaaagggggcggggccacaatGTCATTATAAAGCTCTGTTTATTGTTGGGTCAAATTTGTTTCTGAGTTGATGCCAAATTTGTTGCTGGAAATCACATGCAGCTTGATATTGGGCTAATCACATGCATAAGATGCTGAATTACACTGGCTCTGTTTCAAAAAAAATATATCCAATTatcaggggtgtttctagccactttgtcactccaggcaagaaaacctgtggcgtggCGTggcgtggcgccccccccccctcactcaaaTCTCAGGGTCAGCCAGGGGACAGTGGGGCATATAATATCAAGAGGGGGCACGCCACTCACTATGAGGGTCTCccctctgctgctctgcacactgtgcccagacccacacagcagcaggcatgatgctATATGCCCCTGTATTATCCATTCCCAGGCCAGAAGCCACATGGGcgagcgggggaagggggggggcacctggatgacaggatccatatgggatctccactcacacaatatgttccccttggaaaatcccccttatcggaacaattatgagaatataccttgaatgtatcactagaccttatgttaaaaaaccaaacctttccttcagccaccggaactatcggttgggcttcagggtggatcttttgaatggtagcctcgcattctgcgttattgagcctgcaggcttcttcactaaatttggcttgccccggccaacggagatacttctgcaagaattgcccgcatgaggacaactctacttgcttcacctccccgtctagcaccaaaaaaggttgacctctcaggtcctggtgtaagacacgggttgaggtgggaactaaggaagtagcggtgcctaaaggaatgttgcaccgtttccatttgttcacccaaacatctcgaagctgccatgcaaaagatccttctccagaaaaattaatatacctccccttgtccaatctctcgctgacaaaatatgtccccagctgtcctgattggacctcttccccccttacgtcctgaggcacaatatgtacctgaggtcgggaagactgtactctctgcaatctttcgattaagagtacctcttcacttacccaactatcatgaggataagctgctgcatatggactgtgtaatatcgtcccctgttgtgacccgtgtggtgtgaatggggttccctgtgtgggctttccctcccccgggaccgctctccccaccctctttgtcacctggaaatgtggcttgatctcgattgttacttcttgtttcgagaaccacccacccttggctttccagcctttacgtgtgtatagttgtttcagaggcactctctgttggtagctccagagtgtgatgttgtcccctgcgtctctctggtaagagaattgacgcctcctgctcgttcctctccaatctggaaccatctcactctgcataaccaagacaaggtacccctgaatcacacactccaccttttgcatgtacccattgtactgcaatgtaccttttaacaaacctttggatcggtgcatcgattctggaaatgtggcattcaatagcagatttacactgccattaaattcccactgcccgcacacttgacccttcagacctttcacccacattgtgccatgaaatttgttttctcctggcacaagtgctctttccctccatccctgcttggtccatctgcgccaagcggagggaggtgtgaaaggatcagtacctttgtcacccaacattaacatgcttgggccttgcattctcattaaccccttattatacatgaaaatgtcctctcttcgttctcctaggacggaatggcaacctaggatcaccatcagcatgatactcttcattataaaagcaccaccttgggaaagaaaaacattagcactttgcattatgctttgctccgacagttttgttagtctctttccgatctccgaaatctcgtgttttagtctctttccgatttcaggaatctcgtgttttagtctctttccgatttcaggaatctcgtgttcctccaagcttagattggcacctggaacctttcgcttatccgactgacatctccatctttgctgccagcactgcagctgtctcaattccatattgccaaacacctgcaatcgaaatacaaacaaatcaattcttattactgatttgggattcgccctgcggcttgtactctttacactttaaattgatcaatatgtaccgtaattgatctcgttgctttatggttctcatgaactctgtttactcttattggtagattggagttaaacttcaccccccctacctcagtactatcctcagtacttacctgtttacaatatgctcccgcggacttcacctatggaagctcgcttcacctttggaagctctcaccccattgcagctcactccacatccccccttatctctccatgcgcggccgtcgcatgcacagattacggatgccacacctgatgctgctttgcaggtgagcctgcaatgctcttactcattatcgcatttacttatctagaacttcatcgcgataccagctctgctagaagttctgtgtgttgtaccctctgatccatgtttgccgtgccactacccccagacttcacaaaaaaacggctgcctccctgtaggaaggagcactttacacttaaactatacagggtgcagggctaagcataccagcgtcacatgcctgtatgcagatccctgaatgcccacatggaaggtagtcacatggcaaacagcgtactgatacactgtcactctgtaaacggcaattttatcatctgtataattgccccatgaactgttgtcagtccttgttctttgtgctacaattgataggagctggaaaaaacatatttgaccaatcagtggacgaaaaaaacgcacaaaaaaaacagccccagcccagcatagaccactcagtcaagctctggccctgtccacgacaaaaaccggaaaaaaacgttaccgctctgcagaagcggcgacggaaacccgaattggtcaactcccttttttccaactccggcacccccctgatgcactgtccacccctatactctattgggaactcatgctgcaccacccattacggtgctccacttacaggaataatcccgtaagcaacccagtacagatacttccctgatctgcgcagcacttgcaaatcactccctggggactatctgacttatacgtgttttcctagctgggaaacacttcctatcgtgagcctgcaacttgcttggctcccgtatgcggacactccctgtgtccagacttcttctgaggaaatcatctggaagccaagaaactcagtagaatctctctactgtccccactctggacccccctcccaccagctgcttccgtgcacggcgccttgtgcacagctgtgacatgggacgtgggatccccccagcacatcctcccccctgccatcggggcgtgcctatcagtgggcgcttcccgccccctcccctcctgatacatcatgcagatgggagtggctttctcagaaacccgacgccatgttgagtcatggcatgccagccaagatggctgctatcaatctcccgtagcaaccgcttaatcctatacacattaggagaaaacacagtcagaacatacatacaatgtatatgcacactaaacatttcagcagaaaaagctcTTCCCCAAGCTTGGCATACCGCTCTACACACTCTCGGATGGAAAAACATCCCAAAAGAGAAATACCAGAAATTCCACCGTGGAGTCTCCTATCTCTGAACCACAGACTCTACCCAGCAGAACATCTCCCGAACACCCCTGCtgtcaaaaaaaaagaaaaactacgTCCGAGCCCCATACAGTAGCACCACCCACTATCTCAGCTGTCACTCTAACGGTTTCATACCTTCAAAGCGACCCAGGTCCGTGGCTGCGTGCATCTGAATAGCTCcccgagaagaaaaaaaacatacttccacCAGCTAACACATGCATTAACTCCTACTAAAACCTcacagctgtctctctctccctttcctcACTACCAGTCTCCTCTCacttccctctctctccttctcctctccccccctctaCTACTCGAAAGCCTTAGCCCCCCCTTATCTCTCCTGCGGGGGACTCCCATATCTGGCAAACCTCCCAGACTCATACACGGGAGAAAGacaaaggagaaagaaaaaaaaaaacctgaaactgcacgcagcagccactagcacaacccgagagagagaaaaaaaacctacACAGGAAAACCAGTACGAACATACACTGGAAAATTTAGAGAGAAAACACTGCTGGAACAAACTGTCAACATGTAATACCAACACTTTCATTAgaattaaacaaatgaaacactATACTTGCCTGGCTGTACAGACTTGTACCGACTTCCAATCCGATCAGCTGACGGCAAGTTTTTTCCCACGAGTCGATGGACCTCGGTGAGCGTTTACTGAGCGTTCTCTCAGCGGATTCTCGGTCCCAAAGGTAACTTGCTCAAAACCTTTGCCTGGGATACCTCACCAAGGAATCCTTCGTTCGGCTAGATTGCGTGTACAGCACAATCCAAATAAAACCGGTCCATGACTCGCCGCTGATCATCACCCGGATTGCAGCCCGTGTGTTGGCCTTTCTCTAGCGGCCTCCCACACACTACTTATCCTCTTGATAAGTTTTCCAGTCCGCGTCAACTCCGCTTATGTCGCTGTGCAATATCTTGAAACCTAGATaacagactgacatctggcccggtccttgcctgccttttctgTTAGACAGCGCAGCTGGGTTCACGGCACCACtgttagaacctgttctatatcaccttgcttcgacaccattaacttcttacagttgcgtctcacagactgtgagatcacttgactctccacacacagcaagtaggagatagactttctcgggCTCCTTCAATGTTTAcggtatttattcaagtaacagaaatacagatagatacagtttatcatctccttgcaaagcagacttccatgttgcgttacagcagcgtgagtaccttccttctgaaagtacccaggtcttcttgtatctactctatgttacatctagactacctatgtacagcatacattatatcagattacagaaaggaagaacatacttagagaaataattgggttccagtcagtatttgaagcatagcaggaatcagagagagagagcccccttttcagctcgtccggctattaataccgactaggaaagagttaaacgtgacatcatattcgccacccctagatcagattattggtggaccctactcgtggtgtcatcatacacacctacttgattaataatcaatgatgcatttgacccagatgcagggacgtggatgtttagtaaataaggccgatgtttactgttcctgtggtgtacgtatttgaggtcagagtggccgatggccttcttttaggaacatgttctcagtatctgcgtgtatcctctgctacacgcagaccctgagatgcctctgcctgcatcacaaaactctaTTTAGTTTAAAAGCAtatactgcggacaagccttttccataaaactcaggccaagtaactgaggcctacttaaattataacagcagtCATAGCTGTGAAATCCTTCCAAAGTTAACAAGGCATCCAAACCCTTTTTAAATACACTACATAAGAATACCATTTGACACAACTACGTCCTGTGGTAATTATACcacacaggggtgtagcaataaccatagcagctgctatggggccctggagatgagggggcccaggtggtacttgatgtattcactattatCTTTCCTTTTTATTCTCTACCATGGACTACACAAAGTGTGTATTGGACGAGAATGTTAATTGCccagtcaactcatatccatagggtaggggcattatgtagaaagaacagaggcgccagcaggataaaagcaggtaataaaatgtttaaaagtgctttggaggcagcggtggacttacctcctgtaagcagacactataaactgtcagtttaaatctaaataaattttattggcatactccaagggggtcgcaacgcgtttcacaggtgtaaacctgcttcctcaggcaatataacataggagcatacaacagtaaaaggtccgggtaacacctggcgcctcagacatgtttctctatggctcatgtgggtaatattacagttaaacagtgtgctgacccgggaagctgttatggggtaatggccattttcaaaatggaggacggagaattccattgatcacagtaaacAAACCAGACACAagagaggaagagaggaggaagagattgatgagtagactacacgggaggtaagtatggcgtATCtatgtttattttcaattcaggtttgctttacacaGCTCTATATCTACAAACATGCATTTtctcccagtccctgtatcctcagcttatgcaccaggctattgtggggaacagtgtcaaaagctTTCACAAAGTCCAAGTTCACTACATTTACAGCTTTGCCAAGAACTAACTTTGCATTCAGCACTTCATAAAACCTGAGTGTGTGTGTCAGAATACAGACGATGATGAGCTGACATGAGATTAGGCTCTGCTCATCCCAGAACACAAAACTGGCATTTTATTGTCCATTTTGCTGGATCGAAAGCTTAGGGAAAAATCCAGATGTCAGAATTTCTAGAAATGATCCAGAATGTAGGTTTACATTACAGTAgttcaatacacaataatagacaTTTCAGGTCATCagcaaatacatttatttacagtTTAGAGCAACGATTATTAAGGGCGACAAACATTGAGAGTTCATATGAGACAATACTACATTTACCCAGTGCCCACTAGTCAGGGCTTATGCAATGCCAATGAGGAGATCTGATTGGCTCTCACATGAGTAGCTGTATAGCAAAAGGAGGGTTTCTCTATAAACCCTATTCCCACATTTACTATGGAATATGAGAAAATCTGTTTAACAATGAAATCAGGCACCGAGAACatacagtggaaaaaaaaaaccacggcAACAAACTATTATGAATTtagaacttattttttttttacatgatttttaAATATATCATTGATCTGCTCCTTTAAAGAGTCACTGaagcaaaaaagaaaatgatgatatgatgaattggttgtgtaatatagataattactagaacattagtaactaagaaaatattgtcatttttattttcagttatatagtgttttttatagcattgcatcattctctaatatttgcagtttacacactactcagcattctaaatgattttacacagCAGGCCAGTGAACGTTTGTACTGTCCTctggagaaaaaaaagaagatacagTCACTGACAGTTGaggtaacaagcttcagaagacagagctctctgcgactttgaaagtcgtggagctcaatggctcttttgcatagataacaactggggtttcttaactcttcctgtactggaaacaatattagacttatgtctctgctcctaatgttttatttctgagctgtactacacatacaaatcattatatcatacattttgtttcacttcagtgtctctttaagtaaacacaacaaagTGAGGGGAGCCCCCAAAAGCAATGAGACATGACGCACTTCCGGTTGGACTACCTCCGGGTTGGAAGTGTCTGTGTGTGAGTCCAGGCTGCTGTGTGggacggaggaggggggggggggactttcccATACCGATGGAGGGGTGAACACAGCTGACAAGGAAGACTATGACTGTCGCTACCTTCACTGCAATTGGCATACTCGATAACCATATGGGCGTGGTGATTAACACCAGCCCACCTGGGCAACACTCACACTTCACTCCCAAGTAGCTATTTAAGACTGGGATTTTGCGCAGTGCACAGCTCTGACGGACTATTATGCTGACAGTTTTGATATAAATTTGGTGGaattttttgttattttccttacacTCTACACTGTAAAATGTATCACTTCTGACGAAGCCTgtaagggtgaaacatgttgcatTACTGTGCACATCAGGGGGTGTTTTCATCTCTCACCACTACTGTCCGCGGATGTATGGTGTACATATGGGCAGAGGTGAGGCCAATCGTGGATGGCTCTATACTTGTACAGTGAGGATAAGGGGACATTACCTTTCattatgcattttaacaggaaaaataagaaaataatggggaaaaatgcattatttctcattttttcggccactatagtttcaaaataaatcaatctcctgtggataaaaccgacacattttatttgcccagttgtcctgattattaaaccatttaaattatgtccctatcacaatgtctggtccataattacaagcctgtatgtagtaaagtaaaagaacttttccctcataaaatatagattaaaaaagctgaatccctaaggcaactatttatgtaattttttattttaactgatttttttttttacaagtctttttttttttggcgggggggggagagactttggaagtgtaagttattaattgtattgttatttaataagtgtatgtatttgcctgtatgtgtaattttactttttggctactggatggtgctagtgaacactctcctgttttataggaagtgttcacttctttattttttttttttcattttactatGCTGTGACGGCTACctgctttatgaatggatgtggccactaatcgcggtcacgtccattcattcaaggcattgtgattgggtagaggaccgctcagtcctcttccccaatctcaGATTGCGGTGACCCAACGGTAAACAGCAGCGGGAGtggcgcgcacacgtgcggagtGGCGGTGGGAGCTGGCGACTTATCAAAACGCCCTTTTGCCgctaacaggctcaaacaggacgttttaataagttagtttgtcattaaatggttaaacagTCTGTGACTCAAAAGCTTTTCATACTAATTTTGCTTTcagggaaaaatactctgtagcctGATATGCAaatacaacactggctgtgcattgaagcagacacccctttacgaaggatttgtcccaatagagctaaatcctacacacaatgaattaaaacttttgcctctgatatttaacatgaaaagtaggaaaatgtttacacagctacttagacattatttgtacattgtcattttagaatactTGGGTATtgacagtgttcctttaacaaTTTTGCATTCTCACTTGAGCCATTGGTTACACATGTCAGGAATTAGAGGAGaataccccctccccctctctataATGCAGGATCGATGCCAAACCAGTTATTGTGTCTAGCAAAGCACAGTATAGATATGCTTTGCTTGTATTACTTTATTTGTCGCTGCCCCATAGACGTTTAAACTGCCTAATAAAGGTTATGTTTTAGTGCCTTGTGGACCTGTCCCTTCCTGGGAACAAGTTTTTAAGCATTAACAAGGAAGATAGTCAGAAACAATGGCTGGAGGCCCGCCTAAAACAGGTGACTCTGCCCACCACAGTTAGAATAGGTGGATCTTCACTTGTCCTGGAAGATTACTGGAGacaatgttaccaggtaactaataactctagtcttccccagTAATCTTCCAGCATATGTCCTCTGAGATGATCAGCAAGAAATGAGAGGTTAGGATGAGTCCCCAGCTTGGAGGAAGTCCTGAATGTAGAGCAGGTGACATCTGTAGTGTAGTTCCAGCACTGTGAGGCCACGTCATTGCTGCTGCTCTAATAATATGTGCTTCCAGGAGACTTGTGCTTGTATCCCCGTAGCTTCATAAGTTGTCTGACTGTAACTTTCCTCCTGACGTGactaaggacgctctcctgtgtgacttctctgatgtctcATAAGACTAACtttctgactgtaacatttcccacactctgaacataaataaggacgctctcctgtgtgacttctctgatgtattATAAGATTAGCTttccgaacaaaacatttcccacactctgtacacaaataaggacgctctcctttGTGAGTTTTCTGATGTGTATTAAGATCATCTTTCagactaaaacatttcccacactctgaacacacataaggacgctctcctgtgtgtctTTTCTGATGTTTATTAAGAGAAGATTTctcactgaaacatttcccacactctggacatgaataaggaagctcacctgtgtgacttctctgatgttcAAAAAGTTTAGCTTTCTGaccgaaacatttcccacactctgtacacaaATATGGACGCTCTCCTTTGTGAGTTTTCTGATGTGTATTAAGATCATCTTTCagactaaaacatttcccacactctgaacacccATAAGGACGCTCTCCTGCGTGTCTTTTCTGATGTTTATTAAGAGAAGATTTCTGACTGAAACACTTCCCACACTCGGAgcatgaataaggacgctctcctgtgtgacttctctgatgtgtaAGAAGATGAGTTTTCCGActgaaaaatttcccacactcagaacatggaaATAGCTTTTCTCCAGTTTGTAACCTGACATGTGCATTGGCACTGTGACACTTTGGATGGGTATTTGAGGTAACAGGATGGGATCTATCGGAAGGTTCCTCAGGATTGGAGAGATCTGGTGATTTGTCCTCATGGTGACGTCTGCTGGATATATTATCAGAAATGGAGTTTCCTGCTGGTAAATGTAGTGCGGCATCATTATCTTCTGCACCATAATCTGTTGGAGAAATAATAACAGTCAGAGAACAGTCATTGTCCTGTCAGCAGTCATGTGTGTTGCCGTAGCAGTGACAGATAATGACAAGAGAATATACAGGGTGGTGCAGGAAAGACCCCCGTGCTCCTCTTACTCTATCCCCGCTGGGGGATGGTGCAATTTATTAttgtgggaataaagaggacctgtatatctCTCCAGTGaggttctgttactggatccacctGTAGGGAACACACAGGGGGTGGGAAAGGCAGAAATATAGGATTCCTCTATTACAGCATAAAAGTGATCTCTGCCATGTAGTCCCAGTGACTGCTGTACAGAAGCAGCTTTGTGTGTGGCTGGGGGAGCTCTGCAGTGTATTGCAGCTCACAGACAACTAACCCATGCTCTCTA
It includes:
- the LOC137524145 gene encoding zinc finger protein 391-like isoform X1 codes for the protein MTKSMRMDEDQSHMTERIVMLSLEIICLLTGEEYEVVKKTSGETPGSRLHGPSTISVPPPHSLTHQRNNVKKILEVINKMIELLTGQVPMRCQDVTVYFSMQEWQYLGHKDLYKDFMMENQPPLTSPGGSSNRTSPERYTGPLCSQDCTQEDHTIPHPHQDEDWIKVKVEDEEDEWEDQKCDVMGISDLGVPLPGGSTNRTSPERYTGPLYSQDCTQEDPTIPHPHQDEDGIKVKLEDEEDEWEDQKWDVMGISDFGVPLPDYGAEDNDAALHLPAGNSISDNISSRRHHEDKSPDLSNPEEPSDRSHPVTSNTHPKCHSANAHVRLQTGEKLFPCSECGKFFSRKTHLLTHQRSHTGERPYSCSECGKCFSQKSSLNKHQKRHAGERPYGCSECGKCFSLKDDLNTHQKTHKGERPYLCTECGKCFGQKAKLFEHQRSHTGELPYSCPECGKCFSEKSSLNKHQKRHTGERPYVCSECGKCFSLKDDLNTHQKTHKGERPYLCTECGKCFVRKANLIIHQRSHTGERPYLCSECGKCYSQKVSLMRHQRSHTGERP
- the LOC137524145 gene encoding zinc finger protein 391-like isoform X2 yields the protein MTKSMRMDEDQSHMTERIVMLSLEIICLLTGEEYEVVKKTSGETPGSRLHGPSTISVPPPHSLTHQRNNVKKILEVINKMIELLTGQEWQYLGHKDLYKDFMMENQPPLTSPGGSSNRTSPERYTGPLCSQDCTQEDHTIPHPHQDEDWIKVKVEDEEDEWEDQKCDVMGISDLGVPLPGGSTNRTSPERYTGPLYSQDCTQEDPTIPHPHQDEDGIKVKLEDEEDEWEDQKWDVMGISDFGVPLPDYGAEDNDAALHLPAGNSISDNISSRRHHEDKSPDLSNPEEPSDRSHPVTSNTHPKCHSANAHVRLQTGEKLFPCSECGKFFSRKTHLLTHQRSHTGERPYSCSECGKCFSQKSSLNKHQKRHAGERPYGCSECGKCFSLKDDLNTHQKTHKGERPYLCTECGKCFGQKAKLFEHQRSHTGELPYSCPECGKCFSEKSSLNKHQKRHTGERPYVCSECGKCFSLKDDLNTHQKTHKGERPYLCTECGKCFVRKANLIIHQRSHTGERPYLCSECGKCYSQKVSLMRHQRSHTGERP